One window of the Sphaerochaeta associata genome contains the following:
- a CDS encoding toxin-antitoxin system YwqK family antitoxin yields the protein MQKENQYANGQVQQSQSGNILTYYFKTGIVKAQGPLKENLMDGQWNFYRENGILWQVGNFKKGVKHGSWVRYNKVGALEYEAHFEEGKEVSKRLYH from the coding sequence ATGCAGAAAGAGAACCAGTATGCGAATGGACAGGTCCAGCAAAGTCAGTCCGGCAACATTCTGACCTACTATTTCAAGACGGGCATTGTCAAGGCGCAAGGTCCGCTGAAAGAGAATCTGATGGACGGCCAGTGGAACTTCTACCGGGAGAACGGGATTCTCTGGCAGGTGGGCAACTTCAAGAAAGGGGTAAAGCACGGCTCGTGGGTGAGGTACAACAAAGTTGGTGCATTGGAGTATGAAGCTCACTTCGAGGAAGGCAAGGAAGTTTCAAAGCGCCTCTATCACTAA